ATGAAGGCGAGGAAAAGCCCTAGGAGCTACATCATCCTGCACCAACTGGATGGTGTCACCATTGAGTAGACATGAGCTTGGCGGTCTGCAGGAGATGTTTCTGACGGTGACGAAGGCAAGGTGAACCAGCCGCACCCAAAGAGCAACGCGAATTATCAGCCCCTCCCTTTAGCCAGCCGCTTCTCCAGTATTTGGCCACCTGCTGTGAGATATAGTGGGACAGCTCCAGCAAAGGTCATGTGATTACACAAagacaggtcatgtgaccacggTGCCTGTGCAATGATGGTGACCCCACTGCTTCTAAGAGCTCTCAATAAAAGCACCATGACAAAAAGTGCTACTGAGCCTGCTTCGGTTATTTGACTAACCAATCAAAAAGCATACATCCGTCCGTTCCATAAACCTGAGCCTGACCAACCGACCTTTGGATTTAGAAATATTTAATCCTGATTATTTAGattgacattttttttgtaaacaattCTCTTATTGTAACACTTTCAGAGGTCTTACAGCTAACACACAATTTCAATTATTATAACACTTTTACTAGCAGTAAAAGTGGGTCTTCAGGTAATGTGATTGCATTGCTCACAGTAAAACAGTACAAAATCTTCCTTACacatttcataaataaatatataatttccTTTACAAAACATAATTTACAGTTTCAATGTTTGTTGGCATAAAGTGCTGAGCTTCATAGTACTCCAGTAGATACAGTCAAATGCAGCTAGTTCATATAAACCTACTCAAACAGGTTTGCAAATTCTTCAGTTCCTGTTTCATATTTAACAGAATGCAGTTTTCCCACCTTCTGAATGGTGTGCTTTGCAAATCTTAGGAATTCATATTTCTGTATATTACAAAGGTTAGACTGTAATAAATTCATTGCAATATAACTAATATATTGCATGGTTACCCAGTTTCCTACATGTTTCCAAGTAGCAAATGTGCAAATACCATATTTTTAGTTTTCCAGTGCCAAGAAATGTGTGAACTGATAAGGACTGATGACAAGATCACTGTTTTCTCTTCTTTCCATTCATGGATGGTGGCGAATGCAGATCGTCGGCATTCATGCACTGACGAACGCAGAATTGCATGTTTTAAGACTATGGTAGAACATCCATAGCAAAAAGATCCATAGTGAGACCACTGATTACTTAGAGATGTGATACTTTGACAGTTTCAAGACTTAAAACTGTAATTCACAGAGGTGAAGATGTGGGGTTTGTCCCTCAGTAGTAAAATACACTTCACTGCGGTGATTCCAGGCTGTTGTGTGTCTGCCCACTGTAATCCTGAGATACCTACAAGAATACAAAAGCACAAGAAAATGATCAACTACACCATCACATCGCCTCCTGCACAACTTACATAGTTACTGCTGTTACTGATATTTATACTGATGTGCTGCTTAAATGTTCCAGTTACACTatttgcaatcaagtatactgACTAAAACCAGCAAAACCAGTAGATAATCAAAGATCAGGTATTGAAACAATCAACTCAATACATtcaattttccaaaaaaaaaacacaagcatgCCTTACTTCTTGTGCCCTCAACAAACACTTTTGAAATATCTTTCAAACTCACTCCATGTTACACCTGtttctatatttttttaatttagttgatatttttacattatttacaacTTTCGGTTAAAATCCAGTCTcgttttatttagttttcactgatgtttcattagtttttttattaatttgtattttaaaaacatatttctaTTTAGCTTCTAtatatttcagtttcagtttaagTTTTAGCCATTtaatttccaggataaactgaAAGCTGAATGTGTCTGATCTTTAATGACACAAATTCACCTTACATAATACTGTACGACATCCATGTTCCAGGTATCATTAATGGTAATAAAGATAAATCATTATTTtagtaaaatattaaaaacGATAAAGTATTTGATCTTTGTTTCAGCTAATTCTAGAAGTAATATTCTAGAAATAATAGCTTTAgttgtacattttttaaaatttaattttcataTTGTGTTTCAGTTTATGGAAATGTCTTCTTTAGTTTTAGTTTTCGTAGCGATAACAACTCTAgaacacaacaaacaaacaaacagagtCTTAAACCACCCACACGTCTGCGTGCAGATGACCTATAACCGGTAATTCAGCATCATGGCATCTGAGTTAAACTTACAACCCTTCAACATAAGACTTACGCAAGTGGCATTTGTAGAGGGGAATTCAAGACAGCAAAACCATAACAGGGAAAAAACCAGTCATAAAAAGATTTGCATAAACAAGCTAGTTGGCAGGCAGCCCGTCATCATGCACTTTAATTGAATTCTTACCAAGTTCatgctcatctgcgtgaaccGTTGCAGGAGATACTGATTGCCCAGTCCCATGATGCGTCCCACCGTCTGGTTGGACAGGCCGGCCATCTTGGCGGTGACGTCAAGGGTGATTGCGAAGCGGACCAGCTCTGGGCCTCCGGTGCCATGGGGGAGCACCTCTGGGGTCTCTGTCTCCACATAGTGATCGGCAATTTGCTGGAAGGAGCTGTAGGAGAGTCCCTGGAAGATGGAGTTCATGCTGGTGTTGTCCTTCAGCTGAGGAGGAAGGAGGGGAGAAGTCAGTTAGGGGTCTCTGCGATGCTCAGGGGGTCTTCTGAATGGCACCTTCTGCTACTGTGAAGACACAgcagaaatccatccatccactacaGCACAGAAACATTTGCTTAATTTGCTAATCTAATCATTTGTACTCCATGTTTGCTACATGCTTTGTATtcatatatgtttttatttaagtCTTGTTCTTATCAGCACCTGTTTCTTGTCCTCCAGGGCTTAAAAATGCACCAATATTACATTTTTCTTGCCTAGATGGAACTGAGGCTATCAAATTAAAAACCTTTTCAGACACTGGCTTTTATGACAGGGTAATTCTAATAGCTGTAATTATTAATTGTAAGGAACAGGTTGCATCGTCAGAAAATAACACCAGTAATACATACAGGAAAGTGCATCACAGTAAAACAATTAAACAGGAAAAATTAAAATCAGTaatcactctctctctctgccacaTAAAGACAGTTCTCTCGGTTGTGCCTTTAATATGACTCAAAAAAGGACACTCATATCAGAAAACAATCGGAAGTATCGTTTTTTTCCGCATGCATCTTAACACCAACCTTTTCATCAATGATATCCCCCTGTTGTTTCAGCAGTAAAACAATCTTCTGTATGGCTTCATTCTCTGAAATGGTGGAGATAAGACATTGTAACAAGAAAGAATGCGGTAATCCACCTGTCCGCAGATCAAACCTATTGATAAAATGCTCTGTAAGGCTGTTCACCTTTAAAATGCTCAGACACTCTTCATAAGCAAATGAATGCTATCTGGGCACAAGGTACCAAAAACTGGCCGTTACAATAAGAGGAAAAAGAATAACTAACCATTTCCATATTTCAATTGATTATTTTAATGGTTATTTCAAAGTAGTATAATATAACCCATAGATTATAGATACACAATCTGATTGCTCAAAGCCAAATTAACATCTAATCTTGCTACTTGTGAAAAAACACATTGGGGCTGCAATAATTTGAATATACTTTAATCACTTAAAGTCAATTTAATCCCCACTATTCTCAGATTAACCCATCAGAAAGGAACCCAAAAATTGTTCTGTAGATGTTTTTGTTGTGTGTTAACATTCTTTTAACACCAAAATACAAGGCAAAggtcattaattaaaaaaaagctcCTTACCTATAGCTGATTTTGACCTCCTAATTTCAGTCCCATGACCTTCATCTACTGGAGTCTCCTTGACTTCCTTCACAATCTTAGCCAGCTCCTCTGATAGCTTCTCGTAGTACTTCTCTGTGGGTTCCACACTCACAACTGCAGGGGAACATCAGCAATCACTGTCAACTCTTTGTATTATATTATCATGAAAAAATGACACTACAGAAATTTGGCAAGAAGAAAATATTGGTAAACAACTGCAAATTTAACGGATCTATAGAGAATAACCCTGGACGTAAACGACCACCCtagtaattacattaattaaaatatcaTGTGGAAATTAAGCAGGATATCTTACTGTTCGGGAGATTTGCTGTGTCAGAAAGGGCCAAGCTGGTGGGTCTTTTCACAGGGGTAAACTTGGCCAACTGGCTATCATGACGCCTGAATGAGGGCTTCCTCATGGATCTTTTCCTCCATATCTTTTTTTCAGATTGAGGGGTGGTGCTGGAGCCCTGATTTGCAGTGTTGGCACCTGACGTTTCTTGCTCAGGGTCTGCCACCTCCTTCTTCTCAGTCTTCCTGGAGAAGAGGTTGAGGAAGCTTCTAAAGAATGAGTGCTTCTTGCTCTTCTTTCCACTCTTCTTGGCCTTGGCCTCCGGcagggcagcagcttcaggggGCTTGCTGGCCTCCGGTGGAGCCGGCTGAGCAggtcctgcctctgctctgctGGCCGGCAGGTTTGCAGACCGAGAGGTTTCATGCTTCCCCGCTCCGTTTCGCCTCTCAATTAGTGTGGCTGAACGGCGAACTCTGGTCCTGACTGTCTTGCTCTTGCCTGATCCATCGTTGAGGCTCAGGCTGCGCTTGACGTACACCTCCAGGATCCGCTGGGTGTCCTGTTGGGGCATGGAGAGTAactgggggggcggagcctcgtGGCCGTTCTGCTGCTGCATGCTGGGACACCGGTACCTGAGAGAGGAAAAGGGATCTCCTTCAGCAAACAGCTTATACCACACGGTAATTACAGTATAAAAATGACTGATTTAGAATAGAGCCCAACAGGTACAACTCGGCAAGCAATATTCATatgtaaaatatatgtatacacaaaaatgttaataaatgtaAGAAATATCCATGTAATATTCGGCATAATACATATAAAgttaaaaataattcataaacctaTCAAATATACATAGGCCTATACTATATACTTATATACAAATGtagacagaaaataaaaaaaatgttaaatatatatatatatatatatacataaagaaATGTAAAAACGTAAAGACATACAgaaatatacatacacaatatacatatataaaaatgactttaatgtaattaaataaataaataaaatacttaGTAGTTATtacagtttcattttttttaatctaataaataaatagttttaaCAGAGCACCGCATATTTCAGGATAGTTCTGCCGTTCTCTTTTAAGAGGAGCGCATTTACCTGTTTCTAATGGATATGCCCTTTGTATAACTCCCGTCCACCTGCGCTTTCTTGTTGACAGGTAGTTTATGTCGCATTTCGGCAGcgagggggggtttttaacctCCACACGCTTACGTAGGCGTCACATGCACCCAGGTAACCGCGCAAGGTAACGCTATGTGGGAATGCCGACGGAATTTCCCGTTCAGAGGGACTCGCTTCAAGGAAGGAAGGGAACAGAAGTTTCTGATAAAtaaatcaacccccccccccccgattttcAGTGCAGGCGTCATAACCATGGCTAATTCGAACGGATCTTTTTTCATATTGTTAACATAAACCATTTTGCCCCAGACTTTTTTGGCCATACCCGCCGACTTTAGGACCTGAAAAtttgcggtgggggggggggacagcggGAAGAAGTGTGGAAAATCGAGTGAAACTCGGGGAAAATCGCTGGCACGTTTGGTCTTGCCCCGGACACGTTTCTCCGCATTCAGACCTATACCTGTTTCACTGTACGTCCCACTTGATTGCAGGCTGACACTTTGCAGCTTACGATTCCATcagaaacagtttttttttaaatcattggaTTTTGCAAATGAATGTATCAAATGTTAAGTCCTGTCCTATAACAGCCTATGGACCAAAACTACATGTGACGAAAATCATTGAAATTATGACAACATGTAAACGTCACACTACTGCTATTGTTTACTGCAGGTTTTAAAGGTTAGCAGGTTAGACTAGTTAAAGCAGGTTTTTAGGTACTCCGGGCAGAGAGTCACACGCAGGAGTGTACTTATATGGTGCTGCAATTGACAGTGatgatgaggaaaaaaaaaacatttacagaaTTAAGTAATGGTCTATATTTAGCATATACTTTTGTCCAATGTAACATAGAAGAATGAAATtaattaagggccttgctcaagggctcataGGTCATTGCACTCTGACAGCCTGTTAGAGGCCCCATTTACGAGCAATAAAAGTAACAGTCCATGGTGTTGTGACCACGGGTGGCAAAcaggcaggaagcggggaaggaCGAGGCAAGCAGGCGAGGATGAAGGAAAGCGGGGTTTTATTAGGGTAAAGTCAGGGCAGACGGCgacgaacatcaatgacggatctggggaaaacagACTCATACGCGggctaaatacacaagacaagccgaaaataacaggaaacaggtgatcacaatcggggtagtacgcgtaggtaatgagggggcgtgacacacaggaggatcggacgagcaggtcatgacacatggtattttttttatatttaatggaCTTTCTTATATATGGTTAATTTCTTCAAATGAGTGTACTGACCCTCCCTTTAGATAAAGGTACAAAAGAGATATCATAAAAGATATAGCAGATGCATATACATGCATTGTATATAGAATTGTATAtgttatatacactcacctaaaggattattaggaacacatgttcaatttctcattaatgcaattatctaaacAACcagtcacatggcagttgcttcaatgcatttaggggtgtggtcctggtcaagacaatctcctgaactccaaactgaatgccagaatgggaaagaaaggtgatttaagcaattttgagcgtggcatggttattggtgccagacgggccggtctgagtatttcacaatctgctcagttactgggattttcacgcacaaccatttctagggtttacaaagaatggtgtgcaaagggaaaaacatccagtatgcggcagtcctgtgggcgaaaatgccttgttgatgctagaggtcagaggagaatgggccgactgattcaagctgatagaagagcaactttgactgaaataatcactcgttacaaccgagatatgcagcaaagcatttgtgaagccacaacacgcacaaccttgaggcggatgggctacaacagcagaagaccccaccgggtaacactcatctccactacaaataggaaaaagaggctacaatttgcacgagctcagcaaaattggacagttgaagactggaaaaatgttgcctggtctgatgagtctcgatttctgttgagacattgaaatggtagagtcagaatttgacgtaaacagaatgagcacatggatccatcatgccttgttaccactgt
This genomic interval from Paramormyrops kingsleyae isolate MSU_618 chromosome 8, PKINGS_0.4, whole genome shotgun sequence contains the following:
- the LOC111837513 gene encoding uncharacterized protein: MRHKLPVNKKAQVDGSYTKGISIRNRYRCPSMQQQNGHEAPPPQLLSMPQQDTQRILEVYVKRSLSLNDGSGKSKTVRTRVRRSATLIERRNGAGKHETSRSANLPASRAEAGPAQPAPPEASKPPEAAALPEAKAKKSGKKSKKHSFFRSFLNLFSRKTEKKEVADPEQETSGANTANQGSSTTPQSEKKIWRKRSMRKPSFRRHDSQLAKFTPVKRPTSLALSDTANLPNIVSVEPTEKYYEKLSEELAKIVKEVKETPVDEGHGTEIRRSKSAIENEAIQKIVLLLKQQGDIIDEKLKDNTSMNSIFQGLSYSSFQQIADHYVETETPEVLPHGTGGPELVRFAITLDVTAKMAGLSNQTVGRIMGLGNQYLLQRFTQMSMNLVSQDYSGQTHNSLESPQ